A region of the Deltaproteobacteria bacterium genome:
GTCACGCGGTTTTATACGACGGTCCGGTTGGTACTCGTTATCTGCTCGAACGCCAGGGTATTAATCCTAATGATATTAGTGCGGTTGTACTTAGTCATTGTCATGAAGATCATATGGGTTCATTTATTGATCTTATTCTCGGAGGTCATAAACCAAAATTATTTACTGCCGAGCCCATCTATCGTTCAATGCTGCAAAAATTAAGTCACCAACTACGTCTGACAGATAAAGAAGTTGCATCTTTTATAGATTATACGCGAATAACTCCAGGCACTCCTCTTGATGCTTTTGGGGCAACTTTCAACTTTTTCTATACCATTCATTCAATACCTACCATTGGCATGTCTGTAACTATGCGGGGTCCAAGTGATATTCATCGGATACAGATATCTGGTGATACTATGAGTCATCACGGACTCGATGAATTAAAAGCTGCAGGTGTTATTGACAGCGATACCCATTTACGTATGCGTAACCTTATTCCAGCACGGGTAAATAAAGGGGCAATCTATCTTGCTGATGTTGGTGAAGCAATTATTCACGGCAATCCCCAAGACTGGGAAGGCAATCCTAATCGTATTCTATACTACCATTGCCCTGATGATGATCATACCCGTGAGTTTGGTCATGAAGTAGCAAAACCAGGCGTTACTAATACTTTAATCGAAGCTCCACGTTTTCATCCCGCAGTTCCAGGACGTCTTTTACAAGCCTTATCGTTTATGAATTTTACTGATCCAGGATGGCTAACTACATTTTTGCACCGTGGACGTATTCGTCGTGCTGCGGCAAATGAAGTGTTAGTACGATCTGGCACAAATAGTGGTAACCTCTCAATTATTATTAGTGGTGCAGCAGAAGTTCGTAATGCTGAAGGAACGATACTTACTGAACTGCGACCAAGTGAGTTATTCGGAGCTATCGAGTTAGTCGATAACCAACATCACTATAGTGCAGAAGTACGATCTATTACTCCTACTGAAGTATTCGAAATTGATGGCACTTTAATTACTGAATACGTTGAAGCTAATAATTTACAGGAAACATTAACACGTACTTGGCAAAACCGTCCTAATATTGACTCTGCCCGCTTATTCCGCACAATTGATGCGCCGATTAAAAGTCGTATAGCTGCCCTTGGTACTGAAGAAAAGTATGTAGCCGGTGGTGTAATTTATACTCAAGGAGCAATAGCTGAAGATTTCTTCTTGTTAACCGAAGGGCGTGTAGCCCTCGATGTTGATGGACAAATCGTACGTGAAATTAACGCGGCAGACGAAAATAATTTCTTTGGTGAAATTGCAGCAATAGTTCCGCACCGTCGTCGAAGCAGTACGGTTAAAACGCTTACCCCTGTGAGTACCTTGCGATTACCAGGCAAAGAATTACGTCGCCTAGTAGTTGATGAAATGGCTTTTCGTTATACAATAGTTATGACTATTAAAAAAAATGTCGGTTAACGATTTAATATTTAAAGAACAATAAAATTATACGTAATTATGGCTCTTCACCAGCTAATTTTATTAGACTTTGAAGACCGTAGCGTAAATTAGAAATCAATTTTTCGTTAAGTTGATTATTTGCTAGATTTGCCGACTTGCTTGGGGAACCCGTTCCTAAGCTTGTAGATAATTCTGTTTGGATAAATATATTATTCCCTCTAAGATTTGATTCAGCATTATCAGATTGTGAGTTTATAGCTGTTGGTGGTGTAGTTTGCTGCAATTCAAGGTTAATATTTTCAACTTCAACATTGCTATTTTGATCAGGTTCAAAGCTAACCAACGATTGGCGAGACATAATACGTCGCCGAGCACCTGCAAGGGTATAGCGCTCATCATAGAGAAGGCGTTTGATTTCACGAAATACTTCAACGTCGCGATAGCGATATCGTCGTTGGTTCGAAACTGATTTGCTCGGACGAATTGCGGCAATTTCACTTTGCCAATAGCGCAATACGT
Encoded here:
- a CDS encoding cyclic nucleotide-binding domain-containing protein, which gives rise to MLDVHRPYPGVILLVSTNGSVLFGAPADAFKATKACCQRYKLPFPRVLVAPQRMLVDFTPQFAPEFFLYDFLFVHGAAFKPDLQNERLTLVLDADRIENELRALSLTLNGPSRDELTNYRDAEGKTILDAKTVSLLADISEHLAIKKDHRPRRLEEMVSAIAFDQNGSVDLLDSTLQVIRTGPANFLVRSSNSEVEINLDFETPITPFSTLPVPIEDQTPASFALKSLGTRSGFDLTGPTTGFLLWLNGHAVLYDGPVGTRYLLERQGINPNDISAVVLSHCHEDHMGSFIDLILGGHKPKLFTAEPIYRSMLQKLSHQLRLTDKEVASFIDYTRITPGTPLDAFGATFNFFYTIHSIPTIGMSVTMRGPSDIHRIQISGDTMSHHGLDELKAAGVIDSDTHLRMRNLIPARVNKGAIYLADVGEAIIHGNPQDWEGNPNRILYYHCPDDDHTREFGHEVAKPGVTNTLIEAPRFHPAVPGRLLQALSFMNFTDPGWLTTFLHRGRIRRAAANEVLVRSGTNSGNLSIIISGAAEVRNAEGTILTELRPSELFGAIELVDNQHHYSAEVRSITPTEVFEIDGTLITEYVEANNLQETLTRTWQNRPNIDSARLFRTIDAPIKSRIAALGTEEKYVAGGVIYTQGAIAEDFFLLTEGRVALDVDGQIVREINAADENNFFGEIAAIVPHRRRSSTVKTLTPVSTLRLPGKELRRLVVDEMAFRYTIVMTIKKNVG
- a CDS encoding MerR family transcriptional regulator; the protein is MPDKLYFKIGEVAQLVGVQAHVLRYWQSEIAAIRPSKSVSNQRRYRYRDVEVFREIKRLLYDERYTLAGARRRIMSRQSLVSFEPDQNSNVEVENINLELQQTTPPTAINSQSDNAESNLRGNNIFIQTELSTSLGTGSPSKSANLANNQLNEKLISNLRYGLQSLIKLAGEEP